In Arvicanthis niloticus isolate mArvNil1 chromosome 11, mArvNil1.pat.X, whole genome shotgun sequence, the genomic window GGTTCAGCATTAtcttctgtgtctcccttctGGGCCAGCACTCTGCCTTCTCAATCCATCATGGTGTTTGGTGAGTTTTTCCATCGCCCTGGACAAGATGAGGAACTTGTCAACTTGAACGTGGGGGGCTTTAAGCAGTCTGTGGATCAGAGTACACTCCTGCGGTTTCCTCACACGCGACTGGGGAAGTTACTTACCTGCCATTCTGAGGAGGCCATTCTGGAGCTGTGTGATGACTACAGCGTGGCGGATAAGGAGTACTATTTTGATCGGAACCCCTCCCTGTTCAGATACGTCTTGAACTTTTATTACACAGGGAAGCTGCACGTCATGGAGGAACTGTGTGTCTTCTCCTTCTGCCAGGAGATCGAGTACTGGGGCATCAACGAGCTCTTCATTGACTCCTGCTGTAGCAGTCGGTACCAGGAGCGCAAGGAGGAGAGCCATGAGAAGGACTGGGACCAGAAAAGCAACGATGTGAGCACAGACTCCTCCTTTGAAGAATCATCTCTGTTTGAGAAAGAGCTGGAGAAGTTTGACGAGCTGAGATTTGGTCAGCTCCGAAAGAAGATCTGGATTCGAATGGAAAACCCAGCTTATTGCCTGTCGGCCAAGCTCATCGCCATATCCTCCTTGAGCGTGGTGCTGGCTTCCATCGtggccatgtgtgtgcacagcatGTCAGAATTCCAGAACGAGGACGGAGAAGTGGATGACCCTGTGCTGGAAGGTGTGGAGATTGCCTGTATTGCATGGTTCACTGGTGAGCTGGCCGTCCGGCTCGTTGCTGCTCCATCCCAAAAGAAGTTCTGGAAAAACCCTCTGAACATCATTGACTTTGTCTCCATCATTCCCTTCTATGCTACATTGGCTGTGGACAccaaggaagaagagagtgaggacatTGAGAACATGGGCAAGGTGGTCCAAATCCTTCGGCTCATGAGGATTTTCCGAATTCTGAAGCTCGCACGGCACTCTGTAGGGCTCCGATCTCTTGGGGCCACACTGAGGCACAGTTACCACGAAGTGGGGCTattgcttctcttcctttctgtgggCATCTCCATCTTCTCCGTGCTTATCTACtctgtggagaaagatgaactcGCATCCAGTCTCACCAGCATCCCCATTTGCTGGTGGTGGGCCACTATCAGTATGACCACAGTGGGCTATGGAGACACCCACCCAGTCACCTTAGCTGGGAAAATCATAGCAAGCACATGTATTATCTGTGGCATCTTAGTGGTAGCCCTCCCCATCACCATCATCTTCAACAAGTTTTCCAAGTACTACCAGAAGCAGAAGGACATGGATGTGGACCAGTGCAGCGAGGACCCACCGGAGAAGTGCCATGAGCTACCTTACTTTAACATTAGGGACGTTTATGCACAGCAAGTACATGCCTTCATCACCAGTCTGTCTTCCATTGGCATCGTGGTCAGTGATCCTGACTCCACAGATGCTTCGAGTGTCGAAGACAATGAGGATGCTTACAACACTGCATCCCTGGAGAACTGTACTGCAAAATGAGCAGGGGCATTTGCACAGATAGCTCGTGCCCCTTCCTGACATTAGGTTAACACAGCTTTATAAACCTCAGTGGGTTTGttcaaataaatcatttaattcTCAGGGTGTACCTTTTAGCCATAGTTGGACATTCATTGCTGAATTCTGAAATGAtagaattatctttatttttctcagtgaGATCAATTAAAATGCCTTgttctgaaatttattttttacaagaGAGAGTTGTAATACGGttttttgggggaaaaaaagtaaatgataTTGGGAAGGATTTATTGCTCCAGCTTATGCATCATTCTGTATTTGCCATTCACTCACATTGAGCTAATTATAAATTACTGATGATAGAGCAGAGGCCCAGCTGACTGAAGGCGACATGCATGTAAGATCTACAACATGAGACAATGCATGTAAATCCATGTTCATGTTTCAGACATGGGAATTAGGAGCCCAATAAACTTCTAATTCGGTATGGAGAATGCCTTGTTTCTATGTTCTTATGTCAAGGAAGTACATTATGCTCACAAGTGGCTTGAAAGGACTTGCTTCCGTCAAAATATCAGGAATTTTTTTCATGACAACATAGgtgatggttcagttggtaatgTGCTCTCAaggtgacctgagttta contains:
- the Kcns3 gene encoding delayed-rectifier potassium channel regulatory subunit KCNS3, whose protein sequence is MVFGEFFHRPGQDEELVNLNVGGFKQSVDQSTLLRFPHTRLGKLLTCHSEEAILELCDDYSVADKEYYFDRNPSLFRYVLNFYYTGKLHVMEELCVFSFCQEIEYWGINELFIDSCCSSRYQERKEESHEKDWDQKSNDVSTDSSFEESSLFEKELEKFDELRFGQLRKKIWIRMENPAYCLSAKLIAISSLSVVLASIVAMCVHSMSEFQNEDGEVDDPVLEGVEIACIAWFTGELAVRLVAAPSQKKFWKNPLNIIDFVSIIPFYATLAVDTKEEESEDIENMGKVVQILRLMRIFRILKLARHSVGLRSLGATLRHSYHEVGLLLLFLSVGISIFSVLIYSVEKDELASSLTSIPICWWWATISMTTVGYGDTHPVTLAGKIIASTCIICGILVVALPITIIFNKFSKYYQKQKDMDVDQCSEDPPEKCHELPYFNIRDVYAQQVHAFITSLSSIGIVVSDPDSTDASSVEDNEDAYNTASLENCTAK